Proteins found in one Aethina tumida isolate Nest 87 chromosome 1, icAetTumi1.1, whole genome shotgun sequence genomic segment:
- the LOC109608717 gene encoding SUZ domain-containing protein 1, with amino-acid sequence MGPIMASKQQELDVLDNWEEIDETDVLEKNFNKLIAPSKSLDSKSNGSINKTPMKIIITGDDALRSQYVPPEPTVKILKRPSKDAQNNSDSKVYQPKKTLQQREQEYAEARLRILGEASPEKVEEKISIQKPRQSDVENVIRLPKGPDGTNGFNVRR; translated from the exons ATGGGTCCCATCATGGCTTCCAAACAGCAAGAATTAGATGTCTTAGATAATTGGGAGGAAATCGACGAGActgat GtactagaaaaaaattttaacaagctCATTGCGCCCAGTAAATCATTAGATAGTAAAAG TAATGGtagtattaacaaaacaccaatgAAAATCATAATAACCGGAGATGATGCCTTAAGATCTCAGTACGTGCCTCCAGAACCCACTGTGAAAATACTGAAGCGACCTTCAAAAGATGCCCAAAATAACAGTGACTCTAAAGTGTACCAGCCGAAAAAGACACTACAACAAAGGGAACAAGAGTATGCAGAAGCACGACTTAGAATATTAGGTGAAGCTAGTCCAGAGAAGGTTGAAGAAAA AATAAGTATACAAAAACCCCGCCAATCCGACGTAGAAAATGTGATACGATTGCCAAAAGGACCGGACGGCACGAACGGTTTCAACGTTCGCAGATAG